A portion of the Halalkalicoccus tibetensis genome contains these proteins:
- a CDS encoding cupin domain-containing protein — protein sequence MAYTKVDYTDVEPVADGLYFLRDALDCENLGVSVLECEPGWTGKEHDHADDGEEEVYLLVEGEATVVIEGEEVPMEGGDAVRVPAEATRRIENGDAESRFVLAGAP from the coding sequence ATGGCCTATACGAAGGTCGATTACACGGACGTCGAACCGGTCGCCGACGGCTTGTACTTCCTGCGCGATGCGCTCGACTGCGAGAACCTCGGGGTGTCGGTCCTCGAGTGCGAGCCGGGCTGGACCGGTAAGGAACACGACCACGCCGACGACGGCGAGGAGGAGGTCTACCTGCTCGTCGAGGGCGAGGCAACGGTCGTGATCGAGGGCGAGGAGGTCCCGATGGAGGGTGGCGACGCCGTCAGGGTCCCTGCGGAGGCCACCCGCCGCATCGAGAACGGCGACGCCGAGAGCCGGTTCGTCCTCGCCGGCGCGCCCTGA